In the genome of Desulfofarcimen acetoxidans DSM 771, one region contains:
- a CDS encoding site-specific integrase, whose translation MDLSLRGLVLSLTPTPIFYNITDSKTQVTVKTYERYKQIVKPRVLPRMGAIPLEKLKPIHLQQFYTDLLSGEREDTREGVLLSRTVLHHHRVIHMALEMAVKWQLLPHNVTDAVIPPKIIKPEIHVLDENSVREMIAAAKGTPCYTALILAVSTGMRRCEIYVLRWRDVNLEAGNIAINQSVQYSKENGLYFKEPKNIRSGRV comes from the coding sequence TTGGACTTATCTTTAAGGGGTCTGGTCCTATCACTAACACCAACTCCCATTTTCTATAATATCACAGATTCCAAAACTCAGGTAACAGTAAAGACATATGAAAGATATAAGCAAATAGTAAAACCTAGAGTATTGCCAAGAATGGGTGCTATACCACTAGAAAAGTTAAAACCTATACACCTGCAGCAATTTTACACCGATCTTTTATCCGGAGAAAGAGAAGATACCAGAGAAGGTGTGTTGTTATCAAGAACAGTATTACACCATCACAGAGTAATACACATGGCCCTGGAGATGGCTGTTAAGTGGCAATTGCTACCCCACAATGTAACCGATGCCGTTATCCCGCCGAAGATAATAAAACCAGAAATACATGTACTGGATGAGAATAGTGTTCGTGAAATGATAGCAGCCGCTAAAGGAACACCTTGTTATACCGCATTAATATTGGCAGTTAGTACCGGTATGAGGCGTTGTGAAATATACGTTTTGAGATGGAGAGATGTAAACCTAGAGGCTGGCAACATAGCAATAAACCAATCAGTTCAATACTCAAAGGAAAATGGCCTTTATTTCAAAGAACCTAAAAATATAAGGAGTGGACGTGTTTAA
- a CDS encoding tyrosine-type recombinase/integrase yields the protein MFKKAKIEQNKTRLAYGEQYQDSDLVFTQEDGIPQHPDIISSWFPQFMKRNGLPRITFHGLRHTHTSLLLKSVESLKLICDRLGHSGIGITSDTYTHLMPRMQKNAVEKLEELIFLATLGTKWAPKTQKSLQGLTWRS from the coding sequence GTGTTTAAAAAAGCTAAAATTGAGCAAAACAAAACTAGACTGGCTTACGGTGAACAGTATCAAGATAGCGATTTGGTCTTTACTCAGGAAGATGGCATACCTCAACATCCGGACATAATCTCCAGTTGGTTTCCCCAATTCATGAAGAGGAACGGTTTGCCGAGAATTACTTTTCATGGACTCCGACACACTCATACCAGTCTTTTATTGAAAAGTGTAGAATCACTGAAGTTGATTTGTGATCGCTTAGGTCATAGTGGAATTGGAATTACTTCGGACACATATACACACCTGATGCCCAGGATGCAGAAAAATGCAGTTGAAAAATTAGAGGAACTAATTTTTTTGGCGACGTTGGGCACTAAATGGGCACCAAAAACACAAAAAAGCCTCCAGGGTTTAACCTGGAGGTCTTGA